The following are encoded in a window of Chloroflexota bacterium genomic DNA:
- a CDS encoding GntR family transcriptional regulator: protein MATTQPGETSKSVIYKQLRRAIIMGHLKPGLKLDVDELARKYGTSVTPVRDALQMLGQEGLVTIKSRSGYFVTHTTLKELRDLLDLREILEVAAVERAIGRITEEQLEQLAHVHAPYTGDDDESYDRYTDENRRFHYLLAKASGNDQLAETLGRLHDRLARFMVLRHAGRIQPESHARILEAIRLGDRDRAIALTRQELNATRDAILDRVMQEEAANWPVGAIR from the coding sequence GTGGCGACTACCCAGCCCGGCGAGACATCCAAATCGGTGATCTACAAACAGTTGCGGCGGGCCATCATCATGGGGCACCTCAAGCCCGGCCTGAAACTGGACGTGGACGAACTGGCGCGCAAGTATGGCACCAGCGTTACCCCCGTCCGCGACGCCCTGCAGATGCTGGGCCAGGAAGGCCTCGTAACCATCAAGTCCCGCTCGGGCTACTTCGTTACGCATACCACCCTCAAAGAACTGCGCGATCTCCTGGACCTCCGCGAGATTCTGGAAGTCGCCGCCGTGGAGCGCGCCATCGGTCGCATCACCGAGGAGCAGTTGGAGCAACTGGCGCACGTCCACGCCCCCTATACCGGCGACGACGACGAATCCTACGACCGCTACACCGACGAGAACCGCCGCTTCCACTACCTCCTCGCCAAGGCGTCGGGCAACGACCAACTGGCCGAGACCCTGGGCCGGCTCCACGACCGCCTGGCCCGTTTCATGGTGCTGCGCCACGCGGGGCGCATTCAGCCCGAAAGCCACGCCCGCATTCTGGAAGCCATCCGCCTGGGCGACAGGGACAGGGCCATCGCCCTCACGCGCCAGGAACTGAACGCCACCCGCGACGCCATCCTGGACCGCGTGATGCAGGAAGAGGCCGCCAACTGGCCCGTCGGCGCGATCCGCTGA